The sequence TgacgaaaatgtatttattataCGATCTACTAAATAAGTGCACGTTCTAAATTTTTCTCGTTCGACACACTTTGTCAAAACCGTACCGTATTGCATATTGAATTGCAGTCGGATGCATTGCCGAATGTAAAAAGCTTTAGGGTCCCTAATCACGCAAATAATACATCTAAAGATATTGGGATACAAAGTCatcaattatttaaaaaacattctTTTATATTACAAAAACTAATAAAGAAACACGTGAATTACATAATTGTTCTGATAGTAGTGTTCCTAAAATCTAAGGCTTAGTCAAGCTTTTAATTTCAGCTAAATAAAGCAACAGACaagaaaaatttaaagataACAAATATGCTGTGTAACATTTTAAGGGGACTCGTCATCTCTTTATTAAAACGAGTTAAGCCCCATTTTCTTCTGGTTTAGCTTTCGTTTGGATGTTACAGCGATCTAaggatttaaaataaaaattggattgaaattttattttaacatcTTCAGGATTATACGTATAGACATAAAGATTTGAAATGcgaaacatattttttaaataaagtgATGGTAGTCTTTAAATTGtcagaaaaataaaatgttgtatAAATTTTGTCCTAACACCAAATGctttatttgttgtttttaaaTGAAGTGATTTATATTTGGTTGTTCTCTTTGGGTTTTCCTTCAATGGTCTTAAGAAATATGTCCCTTCTAAATCAAGTTTTACACAAATACTTTAAGTCACTGTAATATTCGAACGCCAGTTAACCGAGAAACAGGAATCACAAATGGGTTAGCTTTGTCAGGTTAAGGCTATGCTGTCAATTTTTTATCTAATGATAAAATTCAGCTATAATCTCACAATTTATAAATGAAGAAACAACCTTCAGctaaaatcataaaaaattatataatcagtattttataaaaacttaaaatgtattggtacTTAGCATATTTAAGGACATGCCGGCATGCGTTATGTAAGTGCGAAACATATTCAAGAATGTCCTGAAGAATGTACCGTGTTAAATATCCAATATGGTATTTCAGTAATCCCTCCTTTAAAGCTTatgcctgtgtgtgtgttggcccGATGGGATAACGAAGCGAATATGCAACTTGGCAACACTTGAGCATTCCAGGCACGCACCACGCCCCCAACCACAGCCCCCGCCTTCTGGAAgcataaagaaaaataataattcaaCTTTATTTGTGCCACTCACACACACCGACACACGCACGCACACGAACACAGCAAGGATACCTCGACGAGGGAGCGGGACAGCGATAGAGATGCTGTGGCAGGATCTTCCAGCTGTTCCCTGTCAACACCAAACACAACAACAAATACATCGGGCATCCGTGGTAAATTTAATCGAAAGCGTGTAATTGACCTCAGTAAATGGCGAGGAATGGGCGTGGAAATGGGagtgggaatgggaatggaaaTGAAAGTGGGGAGAGCTGGGGCACGGGCTTTGTTGGAGGCTTAGCCAACTGCCATCAAATCATTATCAGTTAAATAAACGACAGTCAGCAAGTTAAAAAGATAACGAAGCTGCAGAGCAGAAGCTACAGCTCCACGGCGGCAGCAACAGATGATATCTCTGCTACAGGACCACCATTCCCATCCCGAACCGTTTTTGGCTTTGATTCCGATTCGGATTCACCCCCTTGCCACGCCCCACCCTCGCCCCCAATAGACAGACGTAAGCCGCCTCGTTTTATGCTAATTCAAATGGAAATGGAGCCAGTCAGCAGCTGCTCGCTGGATTGCAAGAAGAGAGCACTGGAAAAAACATAAGTGGGTTTTACACCCAGGATGaggttttaaaaaacaaaagctaGTACTCAACACTTTGGAAGATAACTAATAAAACTGCTATGGGGGTATCAGCCGAGTAATGGTATACCACTATAGTGGACATGAAAATATCTGGGATATCTGGATAGATTGCAACACAAATATAGTCCATACTTACCATATACTTTTGCAATTTGTTCTTCCACTGGTTACTTTGGTTGTTTCCAAAATCCCCAGACCAATTCATTTGGTTGAGAGCATATGTGACTAAATAGAAAGGAAAGGCAAACAATAGTTGAAAATTTGACATAAATATTTACGGGGTTCTAGCAAAcagatttcttttttaaactTACCCATatcatttttgttaaaaattctGATATTATTCGTAAGGCCttaaaagaaatttaaaaaagccGTTCGAAGGTAGAGCCAGCCTTGTCTTTTACTTTTACTCGTACTCACTCTTTCAATGTTTTTAGTTAAGGTAGCTTATATTATCACGCCCAATTATTTCTCAGTGTCCTGGAGAATGAGTCGAGATGAGCCGCGGATGAGGGGGCGCCACAAGTTGTCAACGGCGTCGCCAAAGTcgaaagcaaaagcaaaagctcGTTTCATTATGCGACGGGCGCAggggcggtgggcgtggctAGCCCCTTGATCGGGCTCACAGATAGCAGTGCTACATATGCAGATGTACGGGATGCGGATTCCGACGGTCGGTCCGGAACTCGGAGCTCGGAGCTCGGAGCCCAGGAGTTGTGGACTCGACTCGCTGGCATTCCTTGTAAGGCAAATTCGCCATGATTTTCATATAATTTCCGCATCATAAAGCTGCGAAAGTAATTTTCCACTTGAAAGCACAGCGCAGCCAAAAAGTGTGAAGCTATAGGTTGGGGCTGGTAAAAAGAGAGAGGAACGATTGGGGAGGGGTCAGACATTGGTCCAGCTAAGACCTCAAGCTGTCTGTGCTGTATGAGTGTGTGCTTTTGTACTCCCTAGTCTTAAAACGCACGAGTATGCTCTATTGTAAGTACGAAAGTGAAGGATAGCTGTACGAGCATTGATATATCAAGCCCAAGGGTTTCCTTATTTCTAGAAACATTGTAGAAAGCTcacaaaacaaataacaattattgtttaaaacataaaaatacaAATCTTGAACTAGtctaaataatataatttaagcTACCTTAAACCAAAACACCGAGAAATCGGGTACGAGTAAAACAAAAGTTTAGTTCTACCCTCTAACGgccttttaaaatatattttaagggCTTACGTGGAAAAACCTAAAACAATCTTTAGCTgtttaaaaatactaattttattTAAGCCAATTCAGACCATATTAATTTACTGGGTATCCCAAAGTCCCAAGGGCAGTGTTGTCTAATGTAGTTTTTGTGTCTGTTTGTTGGGTAATGTCGATGATGGTAGCTTGTTTTTTGGCACATTGAACATTTGGTGTTGTCACCTTTCGGGCGAAGCACATGCAAATAAGCCGACAAACAGGACCAAGACGGAAAACCCAGGCCAATTCAGGCCGAGATTCCTTTGCATTAAGTCGAGAGCATCATTTTGGGGAGGTGGTGGGGGTGGTAGCAATGACATCTCTTTAAGGCGACATCAGATTAGGCTAAGCAGCTGGGCcaacacagacacacacataTACGCTGCGAGGAAAAGCGACACACACAGAGACAATAGGGAGTGGCAAATTTCATTATGCGGCTCACGTGCGAGACAACCAAATTCACTgggaaataaagaaaaaaaattgtccAAAAGAAAGGCAGAAACCGAAAAACAGAGGAAAAAAGTTGGAGAAAagaaaaatacaaatacaacaCGGAGGGGGGTTGGGGAAAACAGGGGGAATATCGGAAGGAAGCGGCAATAGAAACGTACAAAAGCGAATCACGCAACCCAGAAGACGAGGAACCAGGCTCCAAAACCAGGAgatttcatcttcttcttcaGCTCCTCCGCCCCGTTTCCCCGCCCCCGCGCTTCGTCCTGGCAGCCAGGAAGGAAGTCAGTCAATGCCCGCAGCAAAACGGcgaaaacacaaaaaaatcaACAATAAGCGACAAAGTAGAAACAAAAATACAATGCAAACACAGTGCGACCTTAACAaaattaactaaaatgtaCGTATTCCAGCTAAGAAAACTAACTGGTTTAAATAACTAATACTCCTAAATGCTAATATTTGTGgcattatatataataaattatatttgttaGATTTATATTGAAAAGTAGTTTTTTGATgttttgtatttctttttgtttaaatacatttaaatacaTAGTACACTTTTAAAACTAATTGTATAAAAACCCGTTTTCTTAAATTTCTCATTCAGTTAGTACACTATTACTAACAGGCAATATCCCTAATAAGTAAAAAGTAATTAGTTTACTActaaaaagaatatatatattataatttctCTATGGAGTGTTTACTGTCCCAGGAAATATAGGAGGTCGTAGCGAAATGCCCTAAAACCTACGGCACACGTAGATAAATTTGAGTAATTCCTGCAGGTGAAAACGGAAGCGAAACAAAAGTAAAAGCAAAAGAGCAAACTAAGGTCTCGTCCCGGCAGGGAAAAGAAAAAGTTTTCCGGGCGGAGAGGGCGAGAGGCTTGGGGCGATGGGGTGATGGGGCGGCTGCGACAACAtctggttgttgttgctgacGCTGCCGAGCTAATTACTAATTTAATATTCCATGCCCATTGACCTCTACAAAAACAGCTCGGTTATCTGCTTGTTGTCTAAAGTCTCACATTAATTATCTTATCTAATCGGACAGTGCAATAAGTTCCAGTTTAAGTTAGATTAGTTGCTAAGTAGTAGCTCGGCTCGTACTAGGGGTACGATGGATACCTTGCCAACAGCCCATAGGGAATTATAACTAAGACGAAAGCGGGGCGCAGTTAATATCAGAAGAAGAAAGATATTCTTTTAAGAATCTTAGTTGTAATTGAGCCgtgcatttatttttgtaacGTGGCAGCTGGTAACTAGTTCAAAAATTGGTTTGCTTACTTATTTTCCTCTCTAATATGTTGCACCGTGGATTGTATCGTTAAATTGTTCATTCTATTGATTTTTACTTGAATAATTAAAGCTAATAACAATTCTCTTAAGGAGCTtatacttaaaaataaaatagatttCGATACACACTACACAAGGCTTACAAAGCCTAGTATTTATAATCTCCCCATAATAAATACAGAATGTATATTTAAGCAAGTACCAAGGCGAACTTTACCCTTCAATAATGGacacaaataataaataactgTTAAGTGCTACTTGTTAATTTCGGAATCCTAAATATTTTCGACCTCGCAGATCTCAGTCCAAATAGAATTTTTCACAATTGCTGTACACCCTTTCAACACGCTCGAAGTGCCGAGTGCAAAAAAGTGTaagaatttaaatatatacagAAAAACTGGCTGTGTCTGAGACGCAAATCGTTGGGGATTTATCAGCCAAAGGGAACAGGagcaaaaacaacaataaaagcGATGAAAAAGAAGAACAAGCTGGGAGCAGGGAAAACTTTTTGTATATGGCCAAGTTGAGGCTGAGTTGAGTTAACAACGTTACGTTAACTCCTCAGCTCCCCAAACTTTTTGGGTATTTAGCGGCAATCGATTTTCGTTGATTTGCGCCACCCCCTGCCACGAAAAAAGAGGCAATCTCGCCTTCGGATCTCTGggccaccacccaccacccacctcCCAGTTTTCCCAGGAACGTGTGAGTTGCAGGCCTGACCTTTCAACCTTTTCCCAGCGCCAGCACGTGGCGGAGCATCCAGTCCCAAAAACTCACAGAggcgtcatcatcatcaaccGGAGCGGGAATGGCaactcatcatcatcattgtAGTCTGCAAAGTTTATTTAGGCAAAGCGCTTCACTTTTGGCTACACTCTTCAATTTTATGGCAACAAATTTGCATCGTAAAAGATACACCCCACACCACACACACTAGCCCCAAAATTACCCCCAAAAAGCACCCACACACAAAcgataaaaatacaaaaacgtTTGTTTAGGCACGCCCTCTCTTTCTATCCCTCCGAAAAATCAGTCGTAAACTAAGGACAGAATCGTAAAAAGTGAGCagttcatttaaatttttaatatttaggCTACCGACAGTGGCTGCATCCCCCACTTCCCACCCCTCCACCGCATCCCGACCGAAACCTTAACCGTATCCATCATACCGATTCACTTACTTTTGTTTTATGATCCGAACATTTTCGGCCATCATCTGTAAGCAAGAGTCAGAATACACTTAAAAAATCTGCGGATTACCTAGATATAGGTATTCAagttttaatttcaaaaatgttCAAAAACAAGAGATAGGAAGATGCAATTTTGGAACACCCTTTGATTCATTTACCAAGCAAGTGACCATAAAAATATTACTAACAGCTAAGATTTATCTGCaatatagctttaaaactcGGCAAGGCGGTTCGCACAAATCATTTCGGTTAGTACTAGACCtatcaaatattttcgtaGTGTCAAAGGGAGGCTGCCCAAATGGCTCCCTTCATCGTTTTGAATTTATGCCtttaattaaatacaaaatctaCCTAGGATTCTCTTGCTGGGTAACTTTTGTGTGGCATTCCTTTACTTAATAACAGGCCATCAAATAGAGTTGTATTTCTGTGGGTTATATTCATGCCGAGCATCCCCACCCGCCACGCCCCTTGGCCCCTTGAACACGCACTCAGGATTTATTTCCACATTTATATGAGACTGCGGGGGGTGCGGCGAGCACTGGAGAGGGTATGTAaatttttcagtaaaaattCACTTCGTGATAATGGATTTTCCATGTCGCATACGCCGCAGTCGCAGTCGACGTCGCTGCCCGCACGACAAATACAATCTGCTCCAGGCACCCCTTCCCCACTCCACCCCAACAATCCCGCCCCACTCCGAACCCCCCCCCACAGCAGCCAGGGCGACAATTACCTCCCTCCTGCATCGTTGGGGCATGATAGATGACAACTCTCGGTAGGTGTACGGGTATGGCCGTGTGTTCAGCAAGTTCTTGGGCACTTGAGGGTCCCCAGGATGTTCTCAGATTTGAATTTGCATCCACACCAAAGCTCACACGGATACAGTACAGTCTTCTTATGTACGAATTACTCACATATGTACCATAAAAGTACCTTTTATTGTAATCCTTAGTGTTAGTCAACAAAAAAAtgattgaaaaaaaaactatcTCTATTTACCCAAAAATAACTTTGCAAGTATTTTAATGTTCCGAAGCAAGTTTCTTAAATTGTTGTTTTAAGATTTTATTTCAAGACATTTCATAAACAaggaaaaacacaaaaaccaTCAAAAGTGGTCTCACAAAAAGTACGTGTCTAAACCCATCTTGAATCCAATAAGtatcaataaaaacaaaaaaaataaaaataaaaagaaataaaacacTTTATAGTTTAAGAAACCGTTACATTAAATTACCTATTTTAGTTTGGTTTAACTTTTATTTGGTTTAACCAGGAATGTATCACAACGTGTACTGCTGAGGACCTAACACAACCCTTCCTTATAAGTacctaaaaataaataaattctttcTTAAATACAACAACACAAGTCATAACTAAATTATTATGAACACCTAATCTATTACAAAAACCCATTCAAAATTGACAGTAAGCTATGAAAAATACTAAGATTCATACTACGTAGTAAACAAGAAGCATATTTTTGCGAGCGCCCACTGTACAAGTCTTTTGCCAGTTCATGTGGGCTCctaaaatatgcaaaaaaattatacaaagtTGGCAAGATTTCTGCTTTCGCTTTCGCTGGGAATCAAAAGCTGCCCGGCTCTGATTTAGATTTTGACTTGGGCATCGTTGGGTGACTCCACGACCTTCTCCTCCCCATCTCCCATCCGCCCCATGCCCTATGCCATCCATCCATATATCACCTCCCCCATCACGCCTCCTTTGTGGTCTCAATTAGGTGGCCCGTTTGAGGCTCGACTTCCGCTTGTCGTTCGTGTTATCTTGGCCAGGCTCGCATACATACTACCAAAGAAGGCCgcaggcaaaaggaagcggCATTGCCAGCTCTAAAAATCCTTTTTGCGCTTTGAACTCTCTTAAAGGACTTTCTCCCTTGGCTTGAAAAGTACACTCCTTCCCTTAAGAGCTCTCTCTTGCATCTTTCTCTTCGTCTGCAGTTAGGAtagtttgtttgtttgtttttcttttattattattaaagttaCATATGAACTTAATTGATAatgaatttttttaattgtttttcttagcttttttatttgtttttttaataattttattcgcttttttatttaattttaatcagtaatattaaactttttgtatttccttattttcttttttatacgttttgtttttgtatgAATCGCTGGCCCGCCCCGCGCTTCCCCGATCGCCTTGGCTTATCCTGCTGCTCTCGCCATATACTGCTGCTAGttttttgctgctgctcctgctgcttcATCGAAATCTTCCTGCTTTGTCGGTCGTGGGtcgtctgctgctgctgctcgtCCTGGCGTTCGTCCTTTCGTCCCGTCTAGTCCTTTGTCAGCCCCTTCCGCCCATACACACATCACGTCATAATCCATGAGTCCGTCCATCCATCATGCCTGCTCCCTGGCTTTCTGCTGCGACGCTTAGTTcgttatttttataaattaacaaatttaGCTAAGTAGTTGTAGTTCTTCTTGTTGCTTGCGGTTGTTGGTTGGTAGGTAGGTTTGATTGGATTGTATCATCATTTCTGTATACTGCTCCTGCTCTTCCCCTTTAACTTTGATATAACTTTTCTGTTTGCCACCCCAACTGGCAACGTTTCCGGGTTTTTCTTTTAAACTGTGGGCAACAACAATAACTGTTCAATGAATTTTTGTGTTCTCGACTGTTATGGTTACTTTTCTCTTTGTTTATACAACATCTTTCACTTCTTTCTGTTTAAAACGATCTCCACAAAACAAATGCATCGAGGTTTTAGTTTCGGGTTGTTCTTTATGGTAATTTTTTCGACAGCACTTgccttttgtttattttgttgctgctggttggatttgtatatattatatattgttTCGGTTCTTGTTGTTATAATGCGATGTAATATGTGTAAATGTAAGCTGCGTAGGTGCTAGCAGTACAGCTTAAAGGAAATAATCGGGTGTTCTTCGTGTAACATGAGGCTCCCCGCGCCTGGGTGCTGGATCAAATTGTAGGCTAAAAAAGAATAAAGAGATTAATCAGACATGAGTCATTTAAAGGCGACggtaaataaaaaatgcacTCACAATGAAAATTTAAGTGAATCATCCAGTTCCATGAGGGCCGCTTGGTTGCCACATCGGTAGCAATAGTTTGGCGCTGAGAATATTGTGACCACGTTGCGATCGTGACACCAGTTGTAGCCCTCCATGACCAGTTGATGGGCACGAGACACAAGTGTCAGGCCGTTTGTGTTGTTAAAGGTTTCCGAAATATCCTGAAAGGATGCCAAAAGTTAGTAAAAGTTCGAAGGGAAGCTATTGGCGTTTTGTTCTGAATTTCGACTAGTTGACTGATTAAATTTGTTAAGGATTAAATTAACATtcaattgtttttttaaatatttttttttctttaatatagatttaaaatttatatccTTTTGTTGAACCTCCTACACTTTGAAATTCACATAAACTTTGACTGCACATCATCTGAATAGCTTTATTTCTAAAGTAGTTCCATAAATTCCGATTAGTGATTACTGGTTATTGATTTTATCGGCCGAATGTTGTGATTTGTAAATGCCAGTGATGAAGCTTATAATCAAAACAGAAAGAAGATTTCTACTGTAACTTTACAGTAGCTTTGAAATGGTttttaataaacttttttttatttaatttactatCCTGCCCTTTGCAATGATTTAGTATGAAAATTCTATAGTACTACAATTTTACTATTGCCAATCGTACAACCGATTACTaaacaaagaaaaataataGACCCAAGCTATAGTTGTGGATTATATTTATGGGCCGTTATCAGTATCAGTACTTAAGAGtctaattattaaaaaaaaaaagaataatgATGCCGTTTTATGACTAGTTACCTAATATAAACCAATGACTAGGTGAGATAATGAGAATTAGAATTTACTTTCACAGCTGTAATATTATCACGTCTTTCATATTCAAATGAAGTCAGTCAactgaaaatatatttatggaaTAGCCATTCTGAAGGCACTACTCACCTGTCCAAAGGTGTAACCGGCACCACGGGGAGAGATTCCCCAGCCGCCCCTGTCATCGGGATCGGACCAGAGAAGATCGCACATGGGACCCTCGTGCGGAACCTCCTGCAAGCGGTCGAGGGCCCGAATGTGGTCCAGGCTGTCGATCGATGGACTGAGGCCTCCGTGCAGGCAGAAGATCTGCCCGTCGACGAGCGCCGTCAGCGGCAAGTAGTCAAACAGATCGGTGAAGTACTTCCAGACGTTGGCGTTGCCGTACTTGCGCAGACACTCGTCGTAGAATCCGTACACCTGTGTGATTTGGCGCGACTCGTGGTTACCGCGCAGGATGGTGATGCGCTCCCGGTAGCGGACCTTCAGGGCCACCAGAAGGGTCACGGTCTCCACAGAGTAGTATCCACGGTCTACATAGTCGCCCATGAACAGGTAGTTGGTGTCCGGGGACTTTCCGCCTATCCGGAACAGCTCCATCAGGTCGTGGAACTGACCGTGGACATCTCCGCACACTGTCACGGGACATTTCACCTCCTGCACATTCGAC is a genomic window of Drosophila suzukii chromosome 2L, CBGP_Dsuzu_IsoJpt1.0, whole genome shotgun sequence containing:
- the mts gene encoding serine/threonine-protein phosphatase PP2A; translated protein: MEDKATTKDLDQWIEQLNECNQLTETQVRTLCDKAKEILSKESNVQEVKCPVTVCGDVHGQFHDLMELFRIGGKSPDTNYLFMGDYVDRGYYSVETVTLLVALKVRYRERITILRGNHESRQITQVYGFYDECLRKYGNANVWKYFTDLFDYLPLTALVDGQIFCLHGGLSPSIDSLDHIRALDRLQEVPHEGPMCDLLWSDPDDRGGWGISPRGAGYTFGQDISETFNNTNGLTLVSRAHQLVMEGYNWCHDRNVVTIFSAPNYCYRCGNQAALMELDDSLKFSFLQFDPAPRRGEPHVTRRTPDYFL